In one Mycobacteroides chelonae genomic region, the following are encoded:
- a CDS encoding competence/damage-inducible protein A — MLRAGIVVTGTEVLTGRVADANGPWLSEHLREVGVDVAHICVCGDRREDLTAQLRFLADQGVDLIVTSGGLGPTADDMTLPTVAEFAGTTLIFDATLESAIMNRLRPIADRWENVDWEALRVGIAKQALVPARGEVLDPVGTAPGAIMSADGVLIVVLPGPPHELQRMWPSALDAAPFRALLGEDVTAIEQATLRLYGITEPDIAETLRLAEGELGSLAALEITTCLRRSEVEVVTRFEADAHPLWTRLHEFIQTRHGAALFSADGSTVDDVVARLLNGRRLAVAESCTAGLLGARIADVPGSSAYFLGGVISYANDVKIGQLQVDPQLLAEHGAVSPEVAEAMAEGALKVLGADIAVSTTGVAGPGGGTAEKPVGTVCFCVKTSAGEKAALRVVIPGNRNQIRERATTVALHLLRRLLQR, encoded by the coding sequence ATGTTGCGAGCGGGAATCGTCGTCACGGGTACGGAGGTCCTCACCGGGCGTGTTGCCGACGCAAACGGCCCATGGCTTTCCGAACACCTGCGGGAAGTGGGCGTGGATGTGGCACATATCTGCGTGTGCGGGGACCGCAGAGAAGACCTGACAGCGCAGCTGCGGTTTCTCGCCGATCAGGGTGTAGATCTCATCGTCACATCCGGCGGCTTGGGTCCGACGGCCGACGACATGACGCTGCCGACTGTAGCTGAATTTGCCGGTACCACACTAATTTTCGACGCAACGCTAGAATCGGCCATCATGAACCGGCTGCGGCCGATCGCGGATCGCTGGGAGAATGTCGATTGGGAAGCACTGCGCGTCGGCATCGCCAAACAGGCGCTTGTCCCGGCTCGGGGCGAGGTGCTTGATCCGGTGGGCACGGCGCCGGGAGCGATCATGAGTGCGGACGGTGTTCTCATCGTGGTGCTGCCCGGGCCGCCGCATGAGCTTCAGCGGATGTGGCCGTCGGCGCTCGACGCCGCGCCTTTCCGGGCGCTCCTCGGCGAGGATGTCACCGCTATCGAGCAGGCCACACTGCGTCTCTATGGAATCACCGAGCCGGATATCGCCGAGACACTGCGCCTTGCTGAGGGCGAGTTGGGAAGCCTTGCCGCGCTGGAGATCACCACCTGCCTGCGGCGCAGCGAGGTCGAGGTGGTCACCCGCTTCGAGGCCGATGCGCACCCATTATGGACGCGCCTGCATGAGTTCATTCAGACCCGGCATGGAGCGGCACTGTTCTCTGCGGATGGCTCGACCGTCGACGACGTGGTGGCCCGGCTGCTGAACGGGAGGCGCTTGGCGGTGGCGGAGTCATGCACGGCGGGACTGTTGGGCGCTCGCATCGCCGATGTCCCGGGCTCTTCTGCGTACTTCCTGGGTGGGGTCATCAGTTACGCCAATGACGTCAAAATCGGTCAGCTGCAGGTGGATCCGCAGCTACTTGCAGAACACGGTGCAGTATCACCGGAGGTCGCCGAGGCCATGGCGGAGGGCGCGCTGAAGGTGCTGGGTGCTGATATCGCAGTGTCGACGACGGGTGTGGCAGGCCCGGGCGGTGGTACGGCGGAGAAGCCGGTGGGCACGGTGTGTTTCTGTGTCAAGACCTCGGCGGGGGAGAAGGCTGCCCTTCGCGTCGTTATCCCGGGAAATCGCAACCAGATTCGTGAGCGTGCAACCACTGTCGCCCTGCATTTGCTGCGTCGGTTGTTGCAGCGCTAG
- a CDS encoding GlxA family transcriptional regulator, producing the protein MGTKTVAALALDGVITYDLACAVQMFRRGPGRAGQPDGFDLVTCGHRAGSVWTPDGFNLEMEHGIDALETADIVVVPARAPHDRPPPDDVLSALVTAHERGAVIFSICLGAFVLAAAGLLDGRPATTHWEYCQDMRTLYPQVDLRPDALYVDDGDILTSAGLSAGMDLCLHVLRRELGAAAASEMARWNVMAPHRDGGQAQFIPPPRNSHDSAGLGPTLSWASEYLSEIDDVSALARHAHLSLRTFNRRFGEEVGTTPKRWLDLQRATRARELLENTDLTMESIAAQCGFGSVTAMRTHLRRVTATTPSAYRRAFRR; encoded by the coding sequence ATGGGCACCAAGACGGTGGCGGCACTGGCGCTCGACGGCGTCATCACCTACGACCTGGCATGTGCCGTGCAGATGTTTCGCCGGGGGCCGGGGCGTGCCGGTCAGCCGGACGGTTTCGACCTGGTGACCTGCGGCCATCGCGCGGGCAGCGTGTGGACACCGGACGGTTTCAATCTCGAAATGGAACACGGTATCGACGCGCTGGAAACCGCCGATATCGTCGTCGTTCCCGCGCGTGCCCCACACGACCGTCCGCCACCGGATGACGTCTTGAGCGCGCTGGTGACTGCGCACGAACGCGGCGCAGTGATCTTCAGTATCTGCCTGGGTGCGTTTGTCCTGGCAGCAGCCGGGTTGCTGGATGGACGCCCTGCCACCACACATTGGGAGTACTGCCAGGACATGCGCACGCTGTACCCACAGGTCGATCTGCGGCCCGATGCGCTGTACGTCGACGACGGGGACATCCTCACCTCGGCGGGGCTTTCCGCGGGGATGGACCTATGTCTGCACGTGCTGCGACGAGAGCTGGGAGCCGCCGCGGCGTCGGAGATGGCGCGGTGGAATGTCATGGCGCCGCACCGCGATGGCGGCCAGGCCCAATTCATCCCGCCCCCAAGGAATTCTCATGATTCGGCTGGGCTCGGTCCGACCTTGAGCTGGGCATCGGAGTATCTCTCCGAGATCGACGATGTATCGGCGCTGGCACGGCACGCACACTTGAGCCTGCGCACATTCAACCGGCGGTTCGGCGAGGAAGTCGGTACGACTCCCAAGCGGTGGCTCGACCTACAGCGCGCCACCCGTGCCCGCGAATTGCTCGAGAACACTGATCTGACTATGGAATCCATTGCTGCACAGTGTGGTTTCGGCAGCGTTACCGCCATGCGGACACACCTGCGCAGGGTCACCGCAACAACACCGAGTGCCTACCGTCGGGCATTCCGGCGGTAG
- a CDS encoding pirin family protein produces MPAITVSSTDALTLPRIPAPEPADTERPVRSITSGPRGYEGEGFPVVRAFAGVPSAELDPFIHMDQMGEVEYEPGEPRGTDWHPHRGFETVTYMIDGRFTHQDSHGGGGLIHDGATQWMTAGSGILHIETPPAELVESGGLFHGIQLWVNLPARDKFLTPAYQAIEGAQTTLVSSPDGGALVRIIAGDVGPHHGPGSTHTPITLAHATIQPGAQLNVPWNREFNALVYVLSGRGTVGALGHPIEQGQLAVLGLGDRISVQANAEQDANRPALEVLLLGGRPIRERVVTYGPFVMNTKAELIQAVEDYQAGRFGAIPPDALMPHVVR; encoded by the coding sequence ATGCCAGCTATCACTGTGTCGTCAACGGACGCCCTGACTCTGCCGCGCATCCCCGCTCCCGAGCCTGCCGATACCGAACGGCCGGTGCGGTCCATCACCAGCGGGCCGCGCGGGTACGAGGGTGAAGGCTTTCCCGTCGTGCGTGCGTTCGCCGGAGTCCCGTCAGCCGAGTTGGATCCGTTCATCCACATGGATCAGATGGGCGAAGTCGAGTATGAGCCCGGCGAGCCGCGTGGGACGGATTGGCACCCGCATCGCGGCTTCGAGACCGTCACGTACATGATCGACGGCAGGTTCACCCATCAAGACTCCCATGGTGGAGGCGGGCTCATCCACGACGGAGCCACCCAGTGGATGACGGCGGGATCGGGAATTCTGCATATCGAAACTCCCCCAGCAGAATTGGTGGAGAGCGGCGGGCTATTCCATGGCATCCAGCTCTGGGTCAACCTGCCGGCGCGGGACAAGTTCCTGACGCCCGCCTACCAGGCCATCGAGGGGGCGCAAACCACACTGGTGAGCTCCCCCGACGGCGGTGCGCTGGTACGCATCATCGCCGGAGACGTCGGGCCCCATCACGGACCGGGCAGCACACACACGCCAATCACATTGGCACATGCGACGATCCAGCCGGGCGCGCAGTTGAATGTGCCCTGGAATCGAGAGTTCAACGCCCTCGTCTACGTTCTCTCCGGACGTGGCACGGTGGGGGCACTGGGGCACCCGATCGAACAGGGGCAGCTCGCGGTGCTGGGCCTCGGTGACCGGATCTCGGTGCAGGCCAATGCGGAACAAGACGCGAACCGCCCGGCATTGGAGGTGTTACTGCTGGGCGGGCGGCCCATCCGTGAGCGTGTCGTGACCTACGGGCCATTCGTGATGAACACCAAGGCGGAGCTGATCCAGGCCGTGGAGGACTATCAGGCCGGTCGCTTCGGTGCGATTCCGCCCGATGCCCTGATGCCGCACGTCGTGCGCTGA
- a CDS encoding TetR/AcrR family transcriptional regulator has product MPADTRDRIVASTCELFRRQGMTGTGLKQIAQSAGAPFGSIYHFFPGGKVQLADEAIRTAGAMYRDLVLAIFDEGGPDLPTTVRIAFAAAADNLVATDYADACPIATIALEVASTDETLRRATADVFTDWIDQGAQRIAGSGLRPEMCRRLMLGFITSLEGAFVLSRALRSTEPLLAAGETVAAAVSTALATGSTLPE; this is encoded by the coding sequence ATGCCCGCTGACACACGCGACCGCATCGTTGCCTCCACGTGCGAGTTGTTCCGCCGACAGGGCATGACGGGCACTGGGCTCAAGCAGATCGCGCAGAGCGCCGGCGCACCGTTCGGGTCGATCTACCACTTCTTCCCCGGAGGCAAGGTGCAACTGGCGGACGAGGCAATTCGAACAGCCGGGGCCATGTACCGCGATCTGGTACTAGCGATCTTCGATGAAGGTGGTCCAGACCTGCCGACCACCGTCCGGATCGCGTTCGCGGCCGCAGCGGACAATCTCGTCGCAACCGACTACGCCGACGCCTGCCCGATCGCCACCATCGCCCTCGAAGTGGCGAGCACCGACGAGACGCTCCGCCGTGCCACCGCCGACGTCTTCACGGATTGGATCGATCAGGGGGCGCAACGGATCGCTGGATCGGGTTTGAGGCCCGAGATGTGCCGACGCCTCATGCTGGGATTCATCACCAGCCTGGAAGGTGCGTTCGTGCTGAGCCGGGCGCTGCGCAGCACCGAGCCCCTGCTGGCCGCCGGTGAAACCGTCGCGGCGGCGGTGTCGACCGCGCTCGCCACCGGGAGCACACTTCCGGAATAA
- a CDS encoding DUF4345 domain-containing protein: MDKVLKYLAILTGVICLAIGLYHLIGGPGTVIGGGTVTASTDSQERFFSGLFAVYGAAWIWVARRSPIPGAAIRFLAAGLLVGALGRVASLIDSGQPHPFWIVMLAVEILVPALFFVIAGADEKAR; this comes from the coding sequence ATGGACAAAGTGCTGAAGTACCTGGCGATCCTGACCGGGGTGATCTGCCTGGCCATCGGCCTCTATCACCTCATCGGGGGACCGGGAACCGTCATCGGCGGGGGAACGGTCACCGCGAGCACCGACAGTCAGGAGCGCTTCTTCTCCGGGTTGTTCGCCGTCTATGGTGCGGCATGGATCTGGGTGGCGCGGCGATCGCCCATTCCCGGCGCTGCCATTAGGTTCCTCGCCGCCGGCCTGCTGGTGGGCGCACTTGGCCGAGTGGCATCACTGATCGACTCCGGACAGCCCCATCCATTCTGGATTGTCATGCTCGCCGTCGAAATTCTCGTCCCCGCACTGTTTTTCGTGATCGCGGGCGCAGACGAGAAGGCGCGTTGA
- a CDS encoding TIGR03619 family F420-dependent LLM class oxidoreductase, translating into MRFTFAEAMTDPSYYVPLARAAEAAGYHGMTIADSLAYPYESDAKYPYTPDGNREFLEDKPFIEALTLTAALGAVTSTLRFNIFVLKLPIRPPALVAKQASSIAALTGNRLGLGVGTSPWPEDYELMNVPFAKRGKRMDECIEIIRGLTTGDYFEFHGEFYDIPKTKMCPAPTQPIPILIGGHADAALRRAARCDGWMHGGGTEDLDELLVKLNKFREEEGTADKPFEVHVISVDGFTVDGVKRLEDKGVTDVIVGFRIPYIVGPDTEPLETKIRNLEGFAEHVVAKVNS; encoded by the coding sequence ATGCGGTTCACCTTCGCCGAGGCCATGACCGATCCGTCGTACTACGTTCCCTTGGCCCGGGCGGCCGAGGCGGCCGGTTATCACGGTATGACCATCGCCGACAGCCTGGCGTATCCCTACGAGTCGGATGCGAAGTATCCGTACACGCCCGATGGGAACCGCGAATTCCTGGAGGACAAACCGTTCATCGAGGCGTTGACGCTCACGGCCGCGCTCGGCGCGGTGACCTCGACGTTGCGGTTCAACATCTTCGTACTCAAACTGCCGATCCGCCCGCCCGCCCTGGTGGCCAAGCAGGCCTCGTCCATTGCGGCACTGACGGGCAACCGTCTCGGGCTCGGCGTCGGTACCAGTCCGTGGCCCGAGGACTACGAACTGATGAACGTGCCCTTCGCCAAGCGCGGTAAGCGCATGGACGAATGCATCGAGATCATCCGGGGGCTGACCACCGGTGACTACTTCGAGTTCCACGGCGAGTTCTACGACATTCCTAAGACCAAGATGTGCCCCGCGCCGACGCAGCCCATCCCGATCCTCATCGGTGGACATGCCGACGCCGCACTGCGCCGCGCGGCGCGGTGCGATGGCTGGATGCATGGTGGTGGCACCGAGGACTTGGACGAGCTGTTGGTCAAGCTCAACAAATTCCGTGAAGAAGAGGGGACGGCCGACAAGCCCTTTGAGGTCCACGTCATCTCCGTCGACGGGTTCACCGTGGACGGGGTGAAGCGCCTGGAGGACAAGGGCGTCACCGATGTCATCGTCGGCTTCCGCATTCCCTACATCGTCGGGCCGGACACCGAGCCGCTGGAGACGAAGATCAGGAATCTGGAGGGCTTCGCCGAGCACGTCGTCGCCAAGGTCAACTCCTAG
- a CDS encoding VOC family protein has translation MSTRPSLASAVVYQDPAAALDWLEKAFGFERSMVITDKDGKIEHSEMRFGDGYLMVGSEWDSSVASPKSVGGRCTQTIHVQIDSEIDTHCERAEAAGAKILMRPADQFYGDRVYRAQDPEGHVWTFGQSVRAVSREDAEKASGLNIEGWV, from the coding sequence ATGAGCACACGCCCTAGTTTGGCCTCGGCGGTCGTCTATCAAGACCCGGCGGCAGCACTTGACTGGCTGGAGAAGGCCTTTGGTTTTGAACGATCCATGGTCATCACCGACAAAGACGGCAAGATTGAGCATTCCGAGATGCGATTCGGGGACGGTTACCTCATGGTCGGATCCGAGTGGGACTCCAGCGTCGCCAGCCCAAAGAGTGTGGGCGGTAGATGTACCCAGACGATCCACGTGCAGATCGACAGCGAGATCGACACGCACTGCGAGCGGGCGGAGGCCGCCGGCGCGAAAATTCTTATGCGCCCGGCCGACCAGTTCTACGGCGATCGGGTGTACCGCGCTCAGGATCCCGAGGGGCACGTCTGGACCTTCGGGCAGTCAGTGCGGGCCGTGTCGCGTGAGGACGCCGAGAAGGCCAGCGGTCTGAACATCGAGGGCTGGGTTTGA
- a CDS encoding ArsR/SmtB family transcription factor, protein MTRPSPQLASIDRTLTALADPNRRRIVEVLRDQPRRAGELAQAVGLSPAALSRHLRTLKASELVEESHPEFDARVRIYTLRPAPMAELKGWLDEIEKLWATQLLAFKEHVEREPGR, encoded by the coding sequence TTGACCCGGCCCTCGCCGCAACTCGCGAGCATTGATCGCACGCTGACTGCACTTGCCGATCCCAATCGGCGAAGAATCGTTGAGGTGCTGCGGGATCAACCGCGTCGGGCAGGGGAGCTGGCGCAAGCCGTTGGCCTGAGTCCCGCAGCGCTCAGCAGGCATCTGCGGACCCTCAAGGCCAGCGAGCTGGTCGAGGAGTCACACCCGGAGTTCGACGCGCGTGTACGCATCTACACCCTGCGGCCCGCGCCTATGGCAGAACTGAAGGGTTGGCTCGACGAGATCGAGAAGCTCTGGGCTACCCAGCTTTTGGCATTCAAGGAGCACGTCGAACGCGAGCCGGGCCGATGA
- a CDS encoding SRPBCC domain-containing protein has protein sequence MTSRVLVSLRVGATPARAFEVFVNDIGMWWRPNTLFRFTRQRRGTLAIEPVLGGRFVESYPDGTEFEIGRVTTWEPGSRLGFTWRQDSFTGDQITTVEVRFEPVDDETRVTVEHLGWESVPQDHVARHTFPDGLFLRRHGEWWQDLLESLRARVGAS, from the coding sequence ATGACGTCACGAGTGCTGGTATCGCTGCGCGTGGGCGCTACGCCGGCACGTGCATTCGAGGTGTTCGTCAATGACATCGGAATGTGGTGGCGGCCCAACACGCTGTTCCGATTCACCAGGCAACGGAGGGGAACTCTCGCGATAGAACCGGTACTCGGGGGCCGCTTCGTCGAGTCGTACCCGGACGGCACCGAGTTCGAAATAGGCAGGGTCACCACGTGGGAACCGGGCAGCAGGCTGGGATTCACCTGGCGCCAGGACAGTTTCACCGGGGATCAGATAACGACCGTCGAGGTGAGGTTCGAGCCGGTTGACGACGAGACCCGGGTGACGGTGGAACATCTCGGCTGGGAGTCCGTGCCGCAGGATCACGTTGCACGCCATACGTTTCCCGATGGGCTGTTCTTGCGGCGCCACGGCGAATGGTGGCAGGACCTTCTGGAATCGCTGCGTGCCCGGGTCGGTGCGTCATAG
- a CDS encoding alpha/beta hydrolase — protein MPPTTPTPAPAPTPIPQLPANDFHQYNHGISALGGWFPIVVQVLAVVALVVVIGWRTRRWRLLWVPVSVAVGALGALAAWIYMNSEGLASDPAPFRLWIWIGVFVTSVAIAVIGFPSAQWWRRGVSVVAIPVTLLAALVALNTWVGYYPTVQAAWGAVSAGPLPNEVDMSDLAGLRNSKPDTGKLVQVDIPADASGFKHRGEYVYLPPAWFAGDTPPRLPVVMMIAGEFNTPADWIRTGNATQMIDEYAKTHGGQAPIFVFVDVAGSFNNDTECVNGPRGNAADHLTEDVRPYVVSEFDGSPDPANWAVVGWSMGGTCAIDLTVMHPDLFSTFVDIAGDHGPTAGTKQQTIERLYGGDAARWDAFDPRTVMAKHGPYTGVTGWFEDAIPPADSKKPSGAKRPTADTPTGIGGHDDVTDDDREGAAADLCAAAQQVQISCTIHQMISGHTWQFASRTFSDALPWLAAQLHTPGSS, from the coding sequence GTGCCACCGACTACGCCGACGCCCGCTCCGGCGCCGACCCCTATCCCACAGTTGCCCGCCAATGACTTCCACCAGTACAACCATGGGATTTCCGCGCTCGGCGGCTGGTTTCCGATCGTCGTTCAGGTACTGGCGGTCGTGGCGTTGGTCGTGGTCATCGGATGGCGCACCCGCCGGTGGCGCCTCCTGTGGGTGCCCGTGAGCGTAGCGGTCGGAGCGTTGGGCGCCTTGGCGGCATGGATTTACATGAACTCCGAAGGGTTGGCGTCCGATCCGGCGCCTTTCAGACTATGGATTTGGATCGGTGTTTTCGTCACCTCGGTCGCGATCGCCGTGATCGGCTTCCCCAGTGCGCAATGGTGGCGCCGTGGCGTATCGGTGGTGGCCATTCCGGTGACGCTGCTCGCCGCACTCGTCGCACTCAACACCTGGGTGGGCTACTACCCCACTGTGCAGGCGGCCTGGGGTGCGGTGTCCGCGGGACCGCTTCCCAACGAGGTCGATATGAGTGACCTTGCGGGTCTGCGTAACTCGAAGCCCGACACCGGCAAGCTCGTACAAGTGGACATCCCCGCAGATGCCAGCGGATTCAAACACCGGGGCGAGTACGTCTATCTCCCGCCGGCCTGGTTCGCCGGCGATACCCCGCCGAGGCTGCCGGTGGTGATGATGATCGCCGGCGAGTTCAACACTCCCGCCGACTGGATTCGCACGGGCAACGCCACCCAGATGATCGACGAATACGCCAAGACACACGGCGGACAGGCGCCGATATTCGTCTTCGTGGACGTCGCGGGAAGTTTCAACAACGACACCGAATGCGTCAACGGGCCACGCGGCAACGCCGCCGACCATCTCACCGAAGATGTTCGCCCCTATGTGGTTTCGGAGTTCGACGGATCGCCCGATCCCGCCAACTGGGCCGTGGTCGGCTGGTCGATGGGCGGTACCTGCGCTATCGACCTGACAGTCATGCACCCGGATTTGTTCTCCACCTTCGTCGACATCGCCGGCGACCACGGACCCACCGCCGGAACCAAACAGCAGACCATTGAGCGGCTATACGGCGGCGACGCCGCCCGATGGGACGCCTTCGACCCGCGCACCGTCATGGCGAAGCACGGGCCGTACACCGGTGTAACCGGATGGTTCGAGGATGCGATACCACCTGCGGACAGCAAGAAACCCAGTGGCGCAAAGCGGCCCACGGCCGACACGCCCACGGGCATCGGCGGGCATGACGACGTGACCGATGATGACCGAGAAGGTGCCGCCGCGGACCTGTGCGCAGCGGCTCAGCAGGTACAGATCTCCTGCACCATCCACCAGATGATCAGCGGGCACACCTGGCAGTTCGCCAGCCGGACATTTTCCGACGCATTGCCGTGGCTGGCGGCACAGCTGCACACCCCGGGAAGCTCCTAA
- a CDS encoding SGNH/GDSL hydrolase family protein: MAGRYVALGSSMASGPGIPPRVPGSPRLAGRSARNYPHQIAERRGYQLVDVTYSGATTAHILTDAQHAAAPQIGVLDGTEELVTITIGGNDVGYVPFLIAARLPRILRALPVIGSGLAGLLDTGKQDAALAVVGDSLRAVGEQVRARAPRARVIFIDYLTLLPPENEPAPPYTRAEADNGRRIAAELAALTAHAAHAAGCDIIRASAASAGHHAWSPQPWTNRPGFPWPGRPAPLHPNEDGMTAVADLVVALLDGASNR, encoded by the coding sequence ATGGCGGGACGTTATGTGGCATTGGGCAGCTCTATGGCGTCGGGGCCGGGTATCCCGCCGCGTGTACCGGGCTCGCCCCGGCTTGCCGGGCGTTCGGCACGCAACTACCCGCACCAAATCGCTGAACGCAGGGGATATCAGCTGGTCGACGTCACCTACTCGGGGGCGACCACGGCGCATATCCTGACCGACGCACAGCACGCCGCCGCACCTCAGATTGGGGTACTCGATGGCACCGAGGAGTTGGTGACGATCACGATCGGCGGCAACGACGTCGGTTACGTGCCGTTTCTGATCGCCGCGCGCCTACCGCGCATCCTACGTGCCCTGCCGGTCATCGGAAGCGGGTTGGCCGGCTTGCTCGACACCGGTAAGCAGGACGCGGCGCTGGCGGTCGTGGGTGATTCCCTGCGCGCGGTGGGTGAGCAGGTACGCGCTCGCGCACCGCGCGCACGCGTGATCTTCATCGACTACCTGACGCTGCTGCCGCCTGAAAACGAGCCGGCGCCGCCGTACACCCGGGCCGAGGCTGACAACGGGCGCCGTATTGCCGCGGAACTGGCGGCGCTCACCGCGCACGCGGCCCACGCCGCCGGCTGCGACATCATCCGCGCATCGGCGGCCAGCGCCGGACATCACGCATGGTCACCGCAGCCCTGGACGAACCGCCCCGGATTCCCGTGGCCGGGGCGTCCGGCACCGCTTCACCCCAACGAGGACGGTATGACCGCCGTGGCCGATCTGGTCGTGGCGCTATTGGACGGCGCGTCTAATCGCTGA
- a CDS encoding HAD family hydrolase has product MTVSSAPDPVADIALRPAGPQVGAFFDLDGTLVAGFTPTAHARDRMRRGQASIGEVLGVLEATFRYKLGRMEFERLVVRAAGYLRGDSLAELEAVGERIFHQHNASMIYPQMSERVRAHQEQGHTVVLSSSALTIHAEPVARHLGIAHVLCNHFDLDDDGLLTGDIRKPIVWGRNKATAVARFCESNHVDLQRSYFYADGEEDIDLMSLVGEPCPVNPRGRLATVAAERGWPILRLDDPRPRGVSSSLRRFTRLARR; this is encoded by the coding sequence ATGACGGTGAGTTCGGCACCCGACCCGGTCGCCGATATAGCGTTGCGCCCCGCTGGGCCGCAGGTGGGAGCCTTCTTCGACCTGGACGGCACCCTGGTGGCCGGATTCACCCCGACGGCTCACGCCCGTGATCGGATGCGCCGTGGTCAGGCGAGTATCGGTGAGGTTCTCGGAGTTCTGGAGGCCACCTTCCGGTACAAGCTGGGCCGCATGGAATTCGAGCGTTTGGTGGTGCGCGCCGCCGGATACCTGCGCGGCGACTCGCTAGCCGAGCTCGAAGCCGTCGGCGAACGAATCTTCCACCAGCACAATGCCTCGATGATCTATCCACAGATGTCTGAGCGCGTGCGTGCACATCAGGAGCAGGGCCACACTGTGGTGCTGAGTTCCTCGGCGCTAACCATTCATGCCGAACCAGTGGCGCGCCACCTCGGAATAGCCCATGTGCTGTGCAACCACTTCGACCTCGACGACGACGGACTGCTCACCGGCGATATCCGCAAGCCCATCGTGTGGGGCCGCAACAAGGCAACCGCGGTCGCGCGCTTCTGCGAGTCCAATCATGTTGACTTGCAACGCAGTTACTTCTATGCCGACGGAGAAGAAGACATCGATCTGATGTCTCTCGTCGGCGAGCCCTGCCCGGTCAACCCGCGTGGCCGGCTCGCCACCGTGGCGGCCGAGCGGGGTTGGCCGATCTTGCGTTTGGACGATCCGAGGCCACGTGGGGTGAGTTCGTCGCTGCGCAGGTTCACCCGGCTGGCTCGCCGATAG